From one Dermacentor silvarum isolate Dsil-2018 chromosome 3, BIME_Dsil_1.4, whole genome shotgun sequence genomic stretch:
- the LOC119446055 gene encoding glutathione S-transferase yields the protein MAPTYGYWDLRGLGQPVRNLLVYKGVQFEDKRYKFGPAPDYDREEWLKEKFTLGLRFPNLPYYIDDDVKMTQSMAIIRYLARKHDLAARNEKETQELDTIEQQARDLAWNLVMAVHSPNYPESRRKYEENMENALRPWDELLQGKLWVLGDRLTYVDFLAYEALDWNYELNANVFQGFPILVAYLKRFEELPNIRQYFSSGKYSKYPILGPMVKWGFKKQ from the exons ATGGCTCCGACGTACGGCTACTGGGACCTGCGCGGACTCGGCCAGCCCGTCCGCAACCTGCTCGTCTACAAAGGCGTGCAGTTCGAAGACAAGCGGTACAAGTTCGGGCCGGCGCCCGACTACGACCGCGAGGAATGGCTCAAGGAGAAGTTCACGCTGGGACTCCGCTTCCCCAACCTGCCCTACTACATCGACGACGACGTCAAGATGACGCAGAGCATGGCCATTATTCGTTACCTGGCCAGAAAGCACGACCTCGCAGCGAG GAACGAGAAAGAGACCCAGGAGTTGGACACGATCGAGCAGCAGGCGCGCGACTTGGCCTGGAACCTGGTGATGGCCGTGCATTCGCCCAACTACCCGGAGTCTCGTCGCAAGTACGAGGAGAACATGGAGAACGCGCTGCGGCCTTGGGACGAGCTTCTGCAGGGCAAGCTGTGGGTGCTGGGAGACCGGCTCACCTACGTCGACTTCCTGGCGTACGAGGCACTCGACTGGAACTACGAGCTGAACGCCAACGTGTTCCAGGGCTTCCCCATCCTGGTCGCGTACCTGAAGCGCTTCGAGGAGCTGCCTAACATCCGGCAGTACTTCTCGTCGGGAAAGTACAGCAAGTACCCCATCCTGGGGCCCATGGTCAAGTGGGGATTCAAGAAGCAATAG